TCGAGGAACGTCCCCGTCTCCGCGTCGATGGTGCCGACGCCGACGCCCGCCGGCGTGAGTTCGTCCCGAATCTCGCCGAGCGCGCGCAGCGCCAGCTCCACGCCCTCGTCGAGCGTGAGGTCCTCGCGGTAGTGCTCTTCGAGGTAGTCCTGGACGTCCGCGCGCTTCTCGCCGATGGCGATGGCCTTCCACTCGTAGGGCGTCCCCGAGGGGTCGGTCTCGAAGAGGCGGGGTTCGCCGTCGTCGACGCCGCCGATGAGGAGCGCAACGCCGAACGGGCGCGCGCCGCCGACCTGCGTGTACTGCTGGATGTGGTCGGTGATGTCCTTCGTCAGCGTCTCCACCGCGATGGGTTCGTCGTAGCGCACGCGGTTGATTTGGGCGTCCCGTCGCGCGTAGTCGATGAGTTGGCGGGCGTCCGCGACGTGGCCCGCGCTCGCGATGCCGACGTGGTCGTCTGCCTTGTGAATCTTCTCGACGGAGGACTCCTCCATCAGCGGCGAGTTGATGCGCTTGTCGACGAGGAGGACGACGCCGCCCTCGGTGCGAACGCCGATGCTCGGCGTGCCTCGCTTGACCGCTTCTCGCGCGTACTCGACCTGATAGAGGCGACCGTCCGGGGAGAAGATGGTGATACCCCGGTCGTACGCCTGCTGTTGGTTCTGGCCCTGCATGGTTACTCGCAGTCGAGTCGGGTTGCTCCGACGAACGACCCCTCGACGTCCACGTCGACGCGGTCGCCGCGCGCGAACGCCGGTCGGGAGTCGCCGCCGAACGCGACTCGTTCGTCCGCTGAAACTTCAGCCGTCCGTCCTAAATACTTTTCTTCGGCCGCCCGCATCGTCCCCGAGACGCCGCGGACCGACACGCGAACCGGGTCGTCGCGCACCGCGCTCACGCACGCGAGCGCCGCCCGACCGCGCTCGACTTCGCCGCGGCGGACGCGCACGATGACCTCGCCGGCGCCGTCCGCGAACGAGAAGTCGACGACGCGCAGGTCGGCGTCCGCGCTCCCCACGTCCCCGAGGAGGTTCTGCGCGGCGAACCAGAGACTCCGCTGGAAGTCGTCCCTGCTCACGTCCGCGTCGGGCCACGCCTCCAGTTCCACGGCGAGGTAGCGCCACCGCGGCCGGAGGTGCTTCGGGAGGTGTTTCACGCTCGCTCGGCCACCAGCACGCCGACCTGTTCGTGGACCATCTCGACGGCGGTCAGCGCGTACCCGGCGTCAGTGAACGCGTCCGCGAGCACGCCGACTGTCGCGGGGTCGTCGACCTCGGGGCTGTAGAACGGCTCCTCGGGGTTCGGCTCGCCGAAGAACATCACGTCCCCGAGCACGATTCTGTCGGGCGCGAGGTCCGCGATGGTCGCAATCGCGTCGCGCTTCTCGGCGTCGCTGAGGTGGTGCATCGCGAAGTTCGAGGTCACGACATCCACGTCGCCGTCGAAGTTGGGCTCGCGGAACCGCCCCTCGCCGAATTCGACGTTGTCGAGGCCGCGCTCGTCGGCCTTCTCGCGGGCCTGTTCCATCATCCCGTCACTGATGTCGCGGCCGACGACGCGGCCGGCGTCCTCGGCGAGCGCGAGCGCGATGGCGCCCGTGCCACACCCCAAGTCGAGGACGGTGTCCCCGCCGTCAGGGCTGGCGTGTTCGAGCACGAGCGCGACGCACTCGTTGTACTCCGGCGTCTGGTCGTCGTCGTACTCCGCGGCCACGTCGTCGAAGCGAGCGGCGTGCTCGTCAAGCGTCTTCTTCATGCTCGCCGGTTTCGACGCCCGGCGCAATGAACTCCCCGGACAACAACTCGCGGTTGCGGGCTGCCAACGCGCCCCACTCTTCGAGGCCCGAGCGAATCTGGCCGCGGTCGAACCCGATTGTCTCGCCGACCGCTAGCAGTTCGCGGGGCGCGCGAAGTTCGAGGTGGGACGCGGCGCGCGCGCTCACGACGAACGGCGCGTCGTAGTACGCCACGAGCTCGCGGAGTTTCCGGAGGCCGCGCAGGGCTTGGACTCGCGCGCCGCCGTCCTTCCGCAGGACGCCCGAGAGGTCGAACTCCAGTCGCACGCCGTTGCGCTTTGCGGCCTTCACGATTACGTGGTTCACGTCACCCCGGCCCTGCATCGGGGCGGCGAGCACGTCCACTTTCGGCGACTCGGCGACGAACCGGTTCATGTCCGGGGTGCCGCCGCGCACCGCGAGCAGGGGCACCGATTCGCGAATGCTCCCGACGGTACCGCTGGCCTGCGACCGGTCCTCGGCGACCACCTCGACGCCCTCCACGACGTCGATGTCGTACTCCTCGGCGACCGCGGCGTAGTCGACGTCCGGCCGCGAGCCGTGCCGGCTCCGCACCACGACGCCGTCGTAGCCGTCGCTCGCGGCCGTCGCGGCGAACCGCGCGACGGTGCTGTCGCCGTCCGGGTGGGCGAAAACGGCCTCGTACACGACCCCACGTAACTCGGCCGTCGGTAAAAACGCGTGCGTTCCCGACGACCGATTTAGGTCGATGGCCGGCGATACTCTACGTATGGGCGACTACGAGCGCGACCCGGAGGACGTGGACTGGGACGACCCGGACGCCTGCCCCTTTTGTGGCGCGTCGCTCCGCGACGGCGGCGCCGGGTTCATCGAACACGTCGAGGAGAACCCCGCGTGTCGCCGCCGCTTCGAGGAGTGGCGGGAGAACGTCGCGGGCGACGTCGGGCCGGAGTGGTTAGGATAGCGCGTCGCGTGCGTTCTCCACCGCGGCGTCCTTCTTCGCGGGGTACGCTTCGACCTTCGCGCGCAAGGAGATGCCGCCGCCGAGTTCGGCGTCGCCCTGGAACGCGGCCTGCTTGTCGAGGTGGACGAAAAACGAGCAGTTGTCGTCGACGCGCTCGCCGAGTTCGGTGCGAATCTTCTCGATGTCCGCGCCGTCCCGGAGCACGGAGAGGACGTGACGCATCTCGTCGGCGCGCTCGACGCGCGCGGACAACACGACGATGCGGTCGCCGAGATGCCCCGTGGACTCTGCGCGCTCCAGTTCGACGTCCTCGGGGAGGAAGTGCCGGAGCGCGTCCGCGACGCGGTTCTCGTCCTCCGTGTCGTAACAGAACGTCCGGAGGTCGACGTAGTGGAACGGAACCTCGCTCATTGGGACTGCGTAGTCGCTCGGCGCGTAAAAGGACCGCTACTGTCGGTCGTTACTCCTCGTCGGCTTCGTCGTCCGCGTCGCCCTCGGCGGCTTCGAGGTTGTCGGCGGGGACGCCGGCCTCCTGTCCGTCCTCGAAACTCACGGTGTAGTTCGGTTCGCCGAACATCGTCTCGACGACCTGCGTGACCGTCCCGGTCTCGCCGTCGAACTCGCTGTGCTTGTCGTGCAGGACGACTTCGTCGTCTTCCTCGAAGCTCATACCACGGCGTACCGCCGGCCCGCCCAAAAACACCCCGATTCCGCGTCCGCAGCGCGCGGGACACGCACCGGAACGCGGAGCACGCCCGCCCGGCGCCGTTCCGTGGCGCGCGACGACTACTCAGGGCCGAAGGACTTTCCGTCGCGCTCCTCGGCGTCCATCCGGCGGAGCGCGGCGCGCGCGTTGCTCGCCTGGTAGCCGAAGAACACGTCCTCGGCGTACTCGTCGGCGACCTCCGCGGCGTGGACGAGGTTCTCCACGTCCACGTCGACGGCGTACAGTTCGACGCTGAACGGCGCGTCGAGCGCGTCCTCGAAGCCCGACGCGATGGTCTCCAGCCAGTACGTCGTCCCGTACGCGGTGTCGTAGAGGGGGACGACG
The nucleotide sequence above comes from Halobacterium litoreum. Encoded proteins:
- the psmA gene encoding archaeal proteasome endopeptidase complex subunit alpha, translating into MQGQNQQQAYDRGITIFSPDGRLYQVEYAREAVKRGTPSIGVRTEGGVVLLVDKRINSPLMEESSVEKIHKADDHVGIASAGHVADARQLIDYARRDAQINRVRYDEPIAVETLTKDITDHIQQYTQVGGARPFGVALLIGGVDDGEPRLFETDPSGTPYEWKAIAIGEKRADVQDYLEEHYREDLTLDEGVELALRALGEIRDELTPAGVGVGTIDAETGTFLELSDDEIREYLGEHELLPEADEGEESDETSAEDEETEE
- a CDS encoding Rpp14/Pop5 family protein encodes the protein MKHLPKHLRPRWRYLAVELEAWPDADVSRDDFQRSLWFAAQNLLGDVGSADADLRVVDFSFADGAGEVIVRVRRGEVERGRAALACVSAVRDDPVRVSVRGVSGTMRAAEEKYLGRTAEVSADERVAFGGDSRPAFARGDRVDVDVEGSFVGATRLDCE
- a CDS encoding class I SAM-dependent methyltransferase, which produces MKKTLDEHAARFDDVAAEYDDDQTPEYNECVALVLEHASPDGGDTVLDLGCGTGAIALALAEDAGRVVGRDISDGMMEQAREKADERGLDNVEFGEGRFREPNFDGDVDVVTSNFAMHHLSDAEKRDAIATIADLAPDRIVLGDVMFFGEPNPEEPFYSPEVDDPATVGVLADAFTDAGYALTAVEMVHEQVGVLVAERA
- a CDS encoding RNase P subunit p30 family protein, with product MYEAVFAHPDGDSTVARFAATAASDGYDGVVVRSRHGSRPDVDYAAVAEEYDIDVVEGVEVVAEDRSQASGTVGSIRESVPLLAVRGGTPDMNRFVAESPKVDVLAAPMQGRGDVNHVIVKAAKRNGVRLEFDLSGVLRKDGGARVQALRGLRKLRELVAYYDAPFVVSARAASHLELRAPRELLAVGETIGFDRGQIRSGLEEWGALAARNRELLSGEFIAPGVETGEHEEDA
- a CDS encoding DUF7501 family protein → MGDYERDPEDVDWDDPDACPFCGASLRDGGAGFIEHVEENPACRRRFEEWRENVAGDVGPEWLG
- a CDS encoding RNA-binding protein codes for the protein MSEVPFHYVDLRTFCYDTEDENRVADALRHFLPEDVELERAESTGHLGDRIVVLSARVERADEMRHVLSVLRDGADIEKIRTELGERVDDNCSFFVHLDKQAAFQGDAELGGGISLRAKVEAYPAKKDAAVENARDALS
- a CDS encoding DUF1918 domain-containing protein; translation: MSFEEDDEVVLHDKHSEFDGETGTVTQVVETMFGEPNYTVSFEDGQEAGVPADNLEAAEGDADDEADEE